In the Channa argus isolate prfri chromosome 6, Channa argus male v1.0, whole genome shotgun sequence genome, ATGGAGGGAAGCTTaaattttgtctgtgttttgcagCACTACAAATGTCTTAATTGTATACgtttggatgaaagcagactATATTGCTAAAAGGTGAAAGCGACATTCTGCTGACCACGGTAAGCTGGTAAACTTATCCATATATAAACTGCACAAAAGACTTAAGGTCATGCACTGTATTTAATTACAGAGCTTACCTCAGCCTTCATACTGTGAGACTGGAAGAACACTGCCTCCTTGTGACCACATCTGGAAAGAGATGTATTGGGTACACAATTTTAGAAACACCACTTCTCCATACTTCATAAAAATGCTGGTGCTCGTGCTGGAAAAAAACTTCAGTGTGTAACCTCCATGCTGTACCATGCTGTAACTAAAGGTATGTAAAGCCCCAGAGAGACTTTGTGATGCAATAGATTGATCGGATTATTataagtttacatttacatgtgggCACAGCTCCCAGACACTGACTCAAATAAGTAAGGGGAAGGGAGATACTTTACTGGTATCTGTGATGAGATCTTTGGAAAACTTCAGGCAACTTATCCGTGTAAAGTCAGGAAGTTGTGTGATGACCAATCGCTGTGGTGACTCAGCCACAACTCATCACATGACATGATTAATAGCAAAATGTggctgtcatttgtttttgctttcatgtTTAATTTGCGCTCCCTAACAAATTTGTCATTGCATCTCagctgtaattacatttttttcagtatatAGAAATTTTAAATCAACTGGTGTTTTGCAATAAAAGAAGGCAGCACTGGTTTTTACAACATCTATAAGGCAACAATCATGACATTAGGATAATCTAAAAGTTAGACATGAagtcacacataaaacaaacacacaaagtcttTACATTAACATAGCATCCTCCACAAACTCAAGATGGTAAAACAATGAAGTAAATATGTGGGAGGTGAAGAGAGTCAAACAACCAggattgtaaaaaaatattattttctgagGACTGAGGCAAGTGCGCCCTGTTTCCTGTGGTAGTTTAACTTGTGAATGTGAAGATTTAGGAGACAACCTTTAGTTGACCTATTTTGTGATGTAAgttaaagcattttttgttGCACTGCTTTCTTCagcaaaataacacaaatgaataaacaatatTATCCTAAAATGAGTGAGGGTGACTGATATAGTAAAGCTTACTTGGGACAAGGATGGTCCTCTGTCCTTGGCAATGTTGGATCCTGAGATACATCAGCAATGATTTGTGTTAGCTCACTgaagaaagaacaaagaaagatgGTTGAGAACAAAAATAAGCTTCAAGTCACTGAATTGAACAGGTTGAATATGTAACAGTGgcaccttttaaaatgtttcttttcaacacaataaaatgataAGTAAGTAATTTGTGGTTTGTATGGGCACAGTTGAATCTCATTATAGGTTTTTTTTGGTTACATTTTAAGAGACTAGCACTAGGGACTGACTGGTCTTTGTCCACTAATGTTGATTTCTAAAAACCGTATTAGTGCTTGGACAAGAAGCAGGTCACATATTAAAGCATATATGAAAATGGTTTCCTTCTACTTACTCAACCTCATGGGTGATCTTATTGACGTAGATGCAGCTGTTGTCTGCCTCTTGTTGGTAGTCACAGTTCCTGCACTGTGAGTTGAGAAagtcaaattataaaaatagtaataaaacaGGACATTCAGCAGATACAGTACATTGCCACAATAGAAATACTAGCACACTGCCTTCCTGTGCTCAAACATGCCCTCCCCTCCCATAGGCTCCTTTGTCTCGTCTAAAAGAGTTaccaaaaacaaactattaaaacacagaGCTATTTAGAAAAGAATACcactgcagcaacaacagctcactgcaacatacatgcacacacacacaaaaaaaactacaattacacaacaaaaaacaacataaccTGGAATTAATACCATTCTAATTACCATGCTTTAATTGCAATTACAAAATTTTTGCAATTATAATTTGTCAAATCACAGTCAATACCTACATACATCAACAGAAgccttatttacattttcacagcaCTGGGCACAAAAGAGCCCCTGAATCATTCAGCGGAGTATGTTGGCATTCTAAACCTCTCACTcgccacattttttaaattatataaaacacaGAGGATGTAGTTTAAACCGAAGTACTATCTGCAGTCTCTATCTGTTCCGTTTCTCAATGAATAAGGAGCCGATCCAATGACAGAACAAGTCTGTTGTCCCAACATATGACTGCATAAATCCAAGCACTGATGTATATATGCTGCACCCAACTTTTCGGGTTCCGATGTATTTCATGAGCGACTTTTACTTTAGTCAGACTTTAGTCGACGTAGCATTAACCTTACGTTACCTAATTGGAACCTGACTGAATGTAATAGCTAGAGACATAAACAACAGAGGAGCTAGCGACCAAGTAGACAGTGGTAGGCAGCAACCTGGTTCCACGAGCCACTTACCGCATAAAGCAGGACACGGTTCTCCTTGTCTTCTTTAGGGTACAACATGTTGTTACTGAAAAACAGTTTGTTACAGTTGATCCTTTCATTCAAACAAATTTTGTTATATAAATTCGGTCAGCTAGGTTAACGGAAGAATTAATCAAACCAAGTCTTATTTGCCCACAAACTCACCATTCTTGACAAAATCGTATTCCCACAAATCCTGGCTCGTATGTCCCACTGTCTAAATccattacaaaaacacagacttaACATAAActtgacaaaaacaataaatgagacGCTCGTCCACGTCCTACCGCTGCTAACGCGTCCTCGTTTGAAAACAGAGCATTTGCGCATGCGTGATCCACTGAATATGTGACGAACTCACAGACAGCGCCTCCTAGCTGttggcagacagacaaaaaacacatttctggttTCCATTAAAAGgcatataattaatattaatgaatataattaatataatttacagattgaaatacatattttctgttgttttttggccacgaaacaaaaacacacttaaaacacactTAATCACACAATTTCCACCAAGGAAACACCAAGAAACACAGATTCAAACTAAGCAAGAAAGCTATTTTGTCAGTCACAACAAAGAACGCAGTGTTTTTTCCCAATAGAGTAACTCTGCAAATCCTTTACGCaaaaaagtactaagcagattatctacattttacttgataaaaaaatcaaaaagtaTTCCACTAAGACAACAATATTTTAAGCAAAACTGATTATGTAATCATTGCAATACACTTGAACCAAACatgttaataattaatacaaatCTAGAGTAAAAAATCATTGCTTGTATAGGTGGAGCTAATATTAAGCAATATATGTACAATTTAGCTTATCTAAAACCAATCTTACAAGGAAAACACAGTACTTAGGCCTACATGTGACAGGTCTGGGTACCTGTTAGGACTTTTACCTTCTCTAGACTGAAGATTATTAGATTACCAAAAGATTaccaaatgtaaacaaaatgaaattacgTGATTATTTCAATTATAActaattttggattttttttttcctttcggcttatccagggtcaccacagcggatctttgtctgcatgttgatatggcacagtttttatgccggggatcaaaccactgaccctttggtccgtggacgactaaTTTCGGATAtgatatacaaaataaaaatgtgagtgtttgtatAATATATCAAAGCAATGCAAATTTAGACATTCAAACTACATTTCCCTTTAACTATTTGAAAGACTTTGATGGTATGGATTACAACCATTTATTATTGAaggcaacaataaaaataactactgGTTTGCAGCATCATCTGAAAGTTGTCCATCAAAGGAAGAAGGAAGGATGTGGTGTCAGCGCAATAATTGTCTCTTAACTTAACAAACCACATGCAACATTTCATGTCATGTATGGTTCAACATGTGCTAGGAGTATGACAACATACTGTGCAGCTGATGTCAGTGCAGTCCACTGTTGAACAATCCAGTGTTTTTGTACATCGGTTCTAATTAATCCACACTCAAACACTCATTTGTATCTGATTAAAAATGGACATCTGTCTGAATCTTTCTTTTTGCCACCATTTGACTCAGAGATTAGTGTTAGTGCACAGACTTGTCTGCACTAATTACAGTTTTcctatttgttttgtgtatgcATATAGCCAAGGATAATATTGGCATTTTGACTACAATTTGcatttgaatatatatatatatataagtcaTCAGTAATACAGCTAAAACAAGTGGCAGGATCATAGAGAATTAGAGTGTAAACACAACCCAGATGGGAGATTAagagtgaggaaaaaaacagaacaatgttACAAACTGGTAATCAGATGTAGTGCCTCTGCCTCTGGCTTTATAAAAATGTCTCACCTCCATTtgagaaacacaaattaaatcacAGATGAAAAATATCTCATGTGAAGgttctacattttatttgactcttgctttgttttttctttagcaaACATACTTTTTTCTGCTGATAACTTGAGTGGTGTCGCTTAGATATTCTGCCTTCCAACAAATCCTCATCAGCCACAATATCTGTtcagaaaataatacaaaatgtaaaagctcaagagatgaaaaaagaaaatgaaataaaaattaaaatgaaattaaaacaaaaccaaatacacaattcatgataaaaataattgttacttacttttagcttttattttgttaaatcttATAGTCTGTCTATTGACACAAACTCTTTTCAcactaaaactttattttacttacatttttaaatcaattcagCTCCATTATAAAATGTCagtatataattttttaaaaataaattagaaaaaacaaacaaacacctaTGTATAGTAtatacttttaaatgtaaagcaatgaaatctaaatttaaatgtgCAGCAGATCAGATATTGTATATGGCAGCAATAATATGCAGAATTTATGTAAACTTTGATTCAAATGGTGAAAGTGTTGCTCTTATCAGGCAGAACAGGCTGATAACTGACAAATGTTTTCAACTGTCAATGTCAATAATTATTTGTAGGGTGTAATTTTTAGTCTGTCAGCTACAAGGTTCTTCAAAAGCAAGAAGTACAGATTCTAAGGCATAACCTAGTGACTTAGCAAACAGAGGGGATTACATACtgctatatatatagatatatctatatatatagatagctAGATAGATAGCTATCCCCTCCCCAACCCTGAGCTCTTCATCCCTTAGCTAATTCCATGAATCGTCCAAATCTAAATCCACTGATGGAGCAACAGCTATCACAGTTGGGAAGAGAGATGGCAGACAAACCGATATAATGGGGAAGAGCTTATATTTACTTTGTGCTAAActtctctttaaacattttctgggAAGTTGTACTCATGTTTATACAATTTAGGGTCCATCAACAGGGGGCTATGTGCGATCCATGTGCCCTTCATATGCTTATGTACAGATGCACAGGCAACGCAGTGTACTAACACATCAGAGGGGACTGTCAAGCCTAGCTGACGTCACCCACCCAGCCTCTGTAAATCGAAAGAGACGCTAATCCCGCTCTTCTCCAAAGCCTGGCAGTAGGAGGGGCAGGACAGAGAGGGATATTGAGAGAGACATTAAGAAAAGAACTTGGACACAGGAGACAAGGGAGTACATAAGCCTTGGCCTAGTAGACGAACTCAGCATTGAAGTGAAACTGGTGCTGACCTGACTGACAAAGGATATCAGGCACACCTGTGCCTCTTGACCCTCTCCTGGGATCCCCAAGGGTTTGGGCCTCTCCCCTTCCAGACTTCGCCCTGGAGGCCAAAATCTTCTCTGAAGGCTCTGTAGAAGGGGAATGCTGTGGGAGCTGCTCACCTCCTCCTGTACCCCCTCTTATGTCATCTGTACTCAATGAGGAGGAGCCAGGCTTCACCACTGTGGAGTTCTGCCAAGATGAGGAAGACCTGACTGCAAATGAGGGGTAAGAACTAGAATCTTTCTGATGCTGACTTCCCTTTTATGTCATGTCCATGAACATATccctgaaaaaacacagaaagttcACTGTTGATGCTGTGGAATAGACAGAATAGTCTGTGGAAGCAAACCAGCAAATGCAAAACTAACCATCAAAATAGACAGATAGTAGACAACCCAATTCACCATAAGATTCCTTTAGCTACCCTGGAGCATCTGACCTGTAGAACAATTTGAATACTAATATCAACTTTTAGCAAATGTACTTTACCCATTTGTGGTGAGGAGGAGCTTTTTATTAGgcacacaaatgtaaaatgaacacaATCCAACCTAACAGCCATGCTAAAGAAACCTATTTCTAAAAGCTCATATCGTTGagagaaaattataaaatacatgaTCATTATGGGAGTTCTAACTATGTATGGTGCTGTTCTCATGTATGTAGATGGGGAGAACAAGATGCACCACAATCCAGTACACCAATTTAaattttgcaaattattttacgttccaacatttttacaaaaaactgaaacttaGCATTGAGGGTAAAGAGTGAGACAACTGATTAACAGATAACAATCATGAGTTaagttggaaaaaaatacatagaaGAGAAggcaaagcagaaaagaaattaatttaaataacagaatttaaatactttaagaGAAGAACAGAAACTAAGTTAAAGTATGTTTGAGCATTATCCTGTAattctgtgtgtgaaaatgtaaattagcTGTGGTCAAGACTGGAACCCTTGCTGTGGTTAGCAATTCTTTTCTTGCTAGCCACATTGAGGCACACATTTCATTCATATAATATAGGGCACTGATACAACTGTACAAAAATCAAGTAAGACCAGTTTTTCTAGCTGTTCATTCATTGCATCACAAGAGCTAGAAAAACTGTTCTTACTTGGTTTTTGTACAGTTCCATCAGTGCAGTGACTCCTTCCCCTTACACTCTTACCAATAACATTCTTAGTTGATTAGTGTTAACTTAGGCCTTAGTTTGACATGAAAAAGCATCTGAATTCATATATGTATAGCATTTCCTCGATTATTTGGCTTGTGTCCATTACAGCAGTGTAAAAtcttgtgtttgtctaaaataGTGACAGATGAAATTAAGCTTTTAAAATCTCCACATCAGGCTTGTGGAATATTTTTTCTGATATTCAGATTTTTCCTTCAAATGTACGttgttaaatacaatttttagtGCATTCCTTTTATTTGATTCATAACataggttttattgttgtgcaaGTTTCGTTATGCAAAATGCATTAGTCTGCACAAACAAAGAGGGAATGTTGACTGAGTGTAAATGTGCAGGTGCTTAGAGGAAGTGTGTATGAGAAGGATTACATGGAGGTTAAGCTTCTTCATCATAAGAGCTGCTGAATGTTTCCATCCCAGGTGGCACACAAACAGCTTAGTGTGACACAGTTGTCAGCAATATCAGAAATTGAATTGTAGGGctacacacattcacaagtgggtcaaaaatgatAGCATCCTCCCAAAGTTGATCCTATTTAGATGAGAACAGGCCGCCCTCGTTTTGACAGCTGTGCAAACTGGCTTAGTGTTCCTTCATTTGTCATATTATACAATGAAACTCTGGTTGATGATTAGAAACATTTAGCCGAAATCTATCACATTATATGGGTTTGCAGGAAAAGTTATCAggaatcaatcaatcaaaaaatCTGATCTGAGAACCTCAAAGTTAGAAAAGTATTCATTCTGACCTTTGACACATTGTAGCCCTATTAGGACATGTAGTAAATAAAGCAGGTCAAGCACTGCACATCTTGGATCAACATGTGAGTCTCTAATCCAAACAACAGCTCAAGGCAACAGAGCTTCGAGTTAACATGCTAATATACACATGttaatgtgacaaaacaaacataGCATTGATGTATAAAACAAATTGGACACTGGGCTGAAAGATGAAAGGAGCACCCAGGTACTGTGTGGTCCTGTACATTCAATACACCCTgtgtaaacaaatataaaaccttCATAGATAAAAATTTTTGTTTGTAGATTGAGGTATCCTGTCAGCACTTACTGAATTTTATCATTGTTGTCAACGGGAAAATTACTTGTGGGTTGCCAGATGATTTTGAACAGACTGTTGTTattctgtcttctttctttctaacgacagagaaaaacaaagtacagctgaggctgatgggaatATTAATAGGTTTGGTGTTATTTAGTATCCATGTATTAGACAACATTACTGACAACTGGCAGGGGACATATAAGGAGCTCATCAATTATTAGGATACGTCAGCTGAGAACCCTGAATATCAGCACTAAATTTCATTACAGAAGTGTTAAACCCAACAGCGATGCTACCAGTATTATGATTGTTCCCGTAAATACTTTTCTCATGTGAAACTTATAGTACCTTCCCAATGGGCCACTTTTCATATATTTTCACAATTTcctttggagaaaaaaataccTGTGAACATAAAGCTTCTTTAAGATTTTCTCAGTTATATCattgaaaagcattttaatggtatctccccctcctcctataacatgctttcattttgaaactcaaatgtttcaaaactgTTATGTTGTGTGCCACTGAAGGTTTGCGTAACAACTAACTGAATCTGCTGTTGGCAAATATCAAAATGTACCCAACACAGTGTACTAGCAGAAAGCAAACAGATTAAATGTGGCTTTAAA is a window encoding:
- the polr2i gene encoding DNA-directed RNA polymerase II subunit RPB9, producing the protein MDLDSGTYEPGFVGIRFCQECNNMLYPKEDKENRVLLYACRNCDYQQEADNSCIYVNKITHEVDELTQIIADVSQDPTLPRTEDHPCPKCGHKEAVFFQSHSMKAEDAMRLYYVCTAPHCGHRWTE